The genomic interval GTGTGTTCATACTCCTCTATCTCTACACCCTAAGACACACAATTCACACAAACCAAACTAtcaccaccatactacactgacgcgtttcgaactcaaccggagttcatcctcagagcaacgcaaccattcaccatgctaccatgctaccagatgttaaactTTCTAGGTGCTCATAATATCAGATTTGTGACAACTAACAATCTTCTTCACAGAATACTGTCCGACATTTGCAAGCTGCTTCTCTCACTCACCGGGTTCATCTCGGTTTATACGTCTCGCTGTATGGTACATGGTACGGGcgtcctctcagattgagagagCTTGGActgtagctcccacgcgggcccagtgcggatcgggaacttcacacatacccttgaattgcttcacagacGTTTTCAGGTTTTCTCGCAAGGTTAACCTTCTCTGTAAAGCTAATGACAAATTTTagtaattgttattttatttattttggtaatTTGTTGTCTTACAAGGAAAAGTGGGAAGTAAAAAAAGAGAGAGGCCTAGGATTGACTATCTCGTAGGTACAAAgcaaaaaaaggagaaggtaGCCGTCATGTCGCGTAAGGAGGTTAAGGAGGCAGTTTTGAGTGGAGAGAAGTGGAGATCGAGCCATTCCATTCCAGATCGGCTCCACCGACAATCAGTGTAACTCTTTAAACAAGAAGAAGTAATTTCGCACGCAGGttaattccgaaaaactcagtgcTACAatccggggttcgaacccacgacccttaagatatcataggtcaaaccactagctaCCACGAATCTACCTCACTCACCGGGTCGCCTAAAGAAAATATTGACACCACGCCACTGGCACCCAAACACCCCCTACCCCCTTAAAACCAACACCAGCGTCGTACGCGTAAAATTGTAAGtagcttcattaaaaaaactctTAACAAGGCAACTTGATATACATCATAGCATTAAGTTAATTACCACTTATCTCCCCCCCTTGACGGGGGATATTTTTCAGTCAACTCATTAGGGGACGTGGATAATTAACTGTCGCCTTTTAGAGGCTAAAGTTTGCGGATTGTGAGGAGGTTTGGAGGATTGGGTCAAAGAAAACAAAGAAATAGACAGCTGTCGGTTGAAGGCTCCAATCATGGAGATGCTAAGTACTGTTATATCTTTCGAGGATATATCTGTGGCAGAATAAAACTTCAGGAATAACGAAATACTTGTAATCAACTCAAAATCAATGTGTACGTAACAGAGGTCGTAGGGTAAGTGGCGATGATAGGACATTTCGATGCTAGTTTAATTAACGCCTAGAGAATAAGGAAGGCAACGCAGCGCGGTGATAATGATGTTTGATATGATCCTTGTGCAAGACGTAAGTCCAAACAAGTACAGTAGGTAGTACCTAGTAgtggacagcaaggattcaatgcctttaTCAACTTTACTATTGATCGTCAGTTACCTGAACGTTTAGTAAGAAAGTAGTAtccgtttcttaaaatttgggtTAGTGGAAAAAAAgtctattaggtacctattggttgaataatttattgaatcaggtgttactttgtggaggtctatatcgatgaactaaaagattttctttgctcacccgtgaccttatgatagctaagtttatgcaagatatgcaaTGCATATTTTTGCAGTTCCTCCGtgtccacactgtaagaacacacacaaatcacacaaacccatctatcaccaccaccacaatacactgacgcgtttcgaactcaaccggagctcatcttcagagcaacacaaccgtataccatactaccagatacacactacactaaacctttaccgtaaactgcttcaactttgccctctggccccaacattgcccaagttgatttagagtcgataacttagcacgcttataggttttaaacttttatctacacgggaattattaatacggggggataaaagttttaaaacctaaagggtgctaagttatcgactctaaatcgaatcaggcaatgttggggccagagggcaaagttgaagcagtttacggtaatgTTTAGTCTGAACCTGTCTGAACCTATAACCATAATCTATAAATTTACTGATGTCAGCGTTAAGATCATTCAACAGTTCTCAATCATGACtggacctaacctaaccaagttTTAAGTTACGTCACGTTAGTCACACACAGGATATCAAAAAAGGACTCCACTCTgcatgtgttgccacacgttaTGTGCACAGGCAATGATGATTTTCTGCGGAGGGAGCCCGAATTTCTACCACTATGTTTCTAATGTAGCCTCTCcccacaaaaaaataaaagcggtgTCCTGTGGGCTGCCCGTaacatgtcccactgctgggcaacaGCCTCCCCTTTCTTCCGTTAGGTATAAGTAGTAGCaggctgttttccgcaactcaaCGTCTACTCGTAGGTCCacctattttgcgtgattaggctgtaggcactattcatgccagcctagctcctggaggaagcctggcagacccttcacgttgccggcgacttcctgcaGTGACCCCGGTGATCCAAAGTGCCCTGTAGTTCGCCACACCAGAGCATTCCAGAAGGATGTGAGTGGCTGTCCCTTCTGCCTCCATGCATGCTCTGCACAGCGGGCTGTCTGTAACACCCAGATTATGTAAGTGCTGGTTTAGCAAGGCGTGTCCAGTAAGAGCTCAGACCAGCAGGCGGAGTTGATCCCTCCTAAGACCGCGAAGCTTGCAGGACAATCCGGGGTTGATCGTCGAGAGAGCTTCTCTGGTTTGCCTGCATGTATCTAGGTTTATCCAATATTGTTGGTTGTAACCTTGGTATTGTGTCGCAGTTTACCACGCAGCCATCCAAAGGGCAGGGAAGGATGGGTTCGGGTCCGAAGACCCTTTCCTCCGTTACTCTTCCATATAGCatgcaaattaaattaagtaagtcTTATTAAATCAGAAATTCCAAGCTTTCAAAATAAGAGCATGAATCACAAAATAGTTCAGAACTGCAGTTAATAAAGTAAGTGAGTTTGTTTGATAAACAATCCAACTTTGCATCAATTTAAACGAAAATCTTGGTAAATGTTTGAGAGAAGCGTACTTGCGAGTAAAgtatgaaatattttaagcactataaataattaaaattagtttgctcacccgtgaccttacgatagctataaTAGATATATAAAATCATTGTCCTTGGCTTATTTTGGAAAAACATGTTgagataaaagtaaaaaaaatgttcctgTGTTTAAAAATAACCATAATTTTTAGAGTTGTCTaatattataccaaaaataaagagaagcgaagcgttggcaggtctcccaccaggtggactgacgacatcgtgagagttgcgggaaaccggtggatgcaagtggctagTTGACATtctttgtggcgttctaagtaagggggaggcctatgttcagcaatggacgtcttccggctgatgatgatgatgatatcaaaaataaaactaggtacctatttaattaagtaaaatttttcAAACACCCCAAAAAACAGCTAGGTACCCTGAGTCCTGACATGTCCACAACCCAGAATTTGATAAGTATCAGATAATATTGCCATGTGTTACAATTTAGCAACATTTCTTTATTGAacttaaatagtacattgtgtcttaagggcggtaagtgaggaattacaaacgagattatattagaagcccgaagttaAAGACTCCTCTTCTGTCCCCTCCTCCCTcctcttgctcgctaatcctgccgtgaagcagcattgcttgcactgttgtgtttcggcgtggagagtagacagccggtgaaattactggcacttgaggtatcccatcttaggcctctaggttggcaacgcatctgcaatacccctggtgttgcagatgtttatgggcggtggtgatctcttaccatcaggagacccacatgctcgttttccatccaatcgaataaaaaaaaaactgcagagGGCTtcatgagtcgatgttcgtaagcGCTCTCGGGCAGCGTCAGCGAACTCCCCTGCAGCATGCGCCTGCAGTGCTAACCCCattagtgtcagcgggacggtacgacggtacgacacgaacttcgatatccaaatttcgtagtagcccctctgcttCTGgtcttttctattatttttagggttccgtaactacctcaaaaggaaaaaacgaaacccttataggatcactctttgtccgtctgtctgtcaagaccctttttctctggaacgcgtggaggtatccagctgaaatttatatcaaatactgaggtagTCCCTTGGAtctttgaaaaaatcaaacttctaagccaacgcaatcaaaagatgtagccgtttatgctgcaattttccgcaaattttcgaaactcgcaagggaatcaaagcctacagggtacttcccgtgagcTTAACATTCAAGAGAGATTATCGTCAACTGTGCAAATACGAATCCTCAAGTTCTTTGGACACATCACCCGTAATGAGGACTCCATGGAACGGCTTGTGGTGCAGGGGAAAGTCGAAGGCATAAGATCTCGCGGACGCTCTCCGACACTCACTCACCCACTCATCAAATCTGTGACGCACTCTAATATAAACGATCGCGAGAGCAGCAGTGGCACAGGAATCGATCGACCGAagcatgaccacgaccactctgtcaagagtgaacgactaagaagaacttcccgtgaactcagaatcttgaaattaggcatgaaggtagctattataacacaaccaactagaaaaatctgaaaatcttgattttttacgtctgtctgtaaatatcatagacctatataatctgacccccacactgcgtacattttgcttaagagtagggctctgcatatactggatgtattaaatcactcggaaaaagtgAGAAATATCATCAATACACGactcccgtttacttacatacctataaatgcgtacggaaccctcggtgtgcgagtccgCTCCCACTTGCACGGTTTTTCAAAGCGCCTCCGCTTCGCTCCGCTCCGCCTCCGCTTCCCGGCGCTCCGCCTCAATAAAAGCGCACCCTGAGACTCGTTATCAGCCTGAATAAATAATCGTATTTAGTACTACTTTAGACACGACGTATGTTTTGACTACATTACCCtttaagtaacaaataaatgtgCTACTTAATAAGCAAATTGGATCGAGAAGCCGAATTCGTGGATCAATTTCGCTGACGTTTGATGTGTTTCGTTTAATGCGAGGGGTGCgaagttatttttagggttccgcaccttgaaacgaaaaaacggaacccttatattaggatcactttgttgtccgtccgtccgcctgtcaagactctttttctcaggaacgcgtggacgtatgaagctgaaattgatatggGATACTCAAATCTACGGTCCCTTAAGGAccctgaaaaaatcaaacttctaagtcaacgcaatcaaaagttacagtcattaaacaaagtatttccatacaaatagcagtgcactgaaaatctatagggtacttccagttgtcctagaaacttgaaattaggtatacacaaccaactagaaaattcataaaatgttgattttttatctgtctgtaaatattcaTGACCAAATTAATCTGATCCCacactgcgtatattttgcttaagagtaggggtCTGCACTGCATACACtgctggatgtattaaatcactcggaaaaatcgagaaatatcttcaagacacgattcccgtttacatacctataaaatgtgcacggaacccacattgtgcgagtccgactcgcacttcacgaaattcgaaaatcgaagttcgtgtcgctccgtccctttcactctcgtattaaataataatagatacaaagttcgaattttgcacttcgtttaCCTGTTAATGAGGTTTCcttgacaggcaaaatatcgctagatggcggtagtatcgagaggtccgtcTGACGCAAGTCTGACGTTACAGTCATTCATTACTCATgcttctgcagggctactacaaaactcgaaactcgaagttcgtgtcgtgcggttcctctgacacttatattatttaatacgagagcgagaggaacgacaccaacttcgagttttgagtttcgtagtagccctgcagtacgcATAGCCAATAACGAAGAAAAGGCTCTTTTGAAACTTTCCATCTTTAGGCACCAAAATACGTAAAAACGTAATCTACGAATAAATGTCTGCAGAAATTGCGATTTCAAACAAACGAGTTTATCAGcaggataattattttttatctttgacTTGACTGATTACGATTTACGATTGCGCTGTGCTCTGTAACTAaagtataaattattaaaaaaaaatgtgtctgtgtgttgCGGCCTATTTTCAGTATGCATAAATGCGGCCTATCATAAAACccgctgtcagttgtcaaattgATTGCATCTCTTTCTGGCACATGACGCGGTACGCATTACCGCTTATATCTCTATTTTACACGAAGCATAATCTCAACCAACTTTAACTTTGCAGTCTTCGTAGCGCCACTGCCGCGCTACGTACGTGTTTTACTAAGCAGAACTTTAGTTCCTAATTTATCCGCGCTGTTTCTTTAAGTGGTTGAAGTAGACATTGGGTTGGATCCAACGCAGCGCCGCGTCGCCGACGCCATTTTGTTTGAAGTCGGCCTGTTGGATCGGACGACAGGCCAAATTAATGTCAGTTTTGTGAagtaaaagaaaatgaaaatgttgGATGACGAAAAAGAATTGTGGGCCCATGTTTTGGCTAGTTATAAAGAAATGACTTTTTTATGGGACGTGAAGGACAAAAATTATGTTAACAAGAAAATGCGTGCTGAAGGTTACAAAAAGTTGCTGGAGAGATATTTGAAAATAGATAAGAATGGTACAATCGAGATTCTCAAGAGACGCTTGGACAATATGCGTACTGCATACAACAGAGAGAGAAGGAAGGTATGTTTGTTTCACTAAGTTTTTCGCGGTATAAAAATTAGTTTGAACCGGTGAACTTTCATTAAGATTAAGACCACGAGATTTACTTTTCCCGCTAACAACCAATACTAAAGTTTAAAAACCAATTCGTTTTATGTAGCCATAATCCTATACCAACAAACTATAGTCATCTATAGTCAAAATTCATTCAGTCTTACTGTACTTCATCGTCATATTACTCGCACTCCGTAATAATCTTTAAATTGCTCATTTActaattaatgttattattatggGCTCACCTCTCTATTGCATATCCCCTGGGAATTTCACGAAATCCCTCCATGAAGGgaatatgtaagtatgtttttaaGGTGTTGATGAGTTCAGtgtttttgaatattatttcttTGCTTACAGGTAAGAATGTCTCTTGAACGCGACATGAATTCGCCACACATACCTACTTTGTGGTACTACAAACAATTATCCTTCCTTGATGCACTACCAATGCATGCAAACTCAAGCGCAAACACACCCAGGGAACACTATTTCAACTTCaacagatttaaaaataaaatctatttgGAGAAAAGGAAGAAGAAAAGCTTGAAGAGATTAAGGGAAGAAGCTAAATCTGTACACAATGAAGTAGAAGAAAGCAGACCGGGCTATATAAATATAGAACCGCTGCAGTCTTCTGAAGAGGTCAGTATATTATGTATCTACTAGCATTACTGCGACTATGATGAggtaactaacaaacaaacagcttATAAACTTATAGCCTCCTGCggcccaccatacaacaaaatatgacatcgaaatttaaaacttaatgtctcatagatagttcaatttaatttttttgtaaatttgaacaatacagagaaaattacactttattcctttttcaaaagatataagttcttttgctaacaatatgtactagtatttatcactttgaacctcaggataatattagtataggattagtacaaaaagaaagaaataaagaaattatttatttgtgacaaagtacgaaataacaaaaacaaaaatttgtatTAGTGACTGGCACTTCGGTTGCCTCTAAAATATGGTTAAACTTAAGatgattttgtttgtttacaagtttttatttaactggctCTGTTTATATGTAAGATATGATGATCACATATCTTTATTTAGCATCTTCGTAACATACATTGTGGAAGAGCAATAACATAGGTATTGACTGAGTATTGAGTGAGTTATCTGTAAAGGCATCGACTTAAAACTTTAAACCAGATATTACTATGTAGAAAGATTAACAATGCAAGTAGattcgacaaaaagtacagtcagcaaaaacttttattataaaaaatatttttacaaatcatatttacttacaacaaatttaacttttaaatgtTGATTTGCCTAGATCCAATCTTGCAAACTATGCCAGTTTGTAGTCATCACTAACCAATAAGTAATAATGCGGAATCCAATCGGTTTGATTTGAAATGTAAGATGAATATTTATGTTGTAGTAAGTTTGAATGAAAATGTACATGCagcaataacctaaccagcaaaaagttggaacaCCCCTGACTTTGttgcttcaaagttcaatatctcaaaacggctgaaccgattttgatgaaacatgtctgagaaccatagctggaaaacctgttttcaaataaaaaaacggattcaaatcggtccacccgtttaagagctacggtgccacacatggtattaatttttttttcaacaatatCTTTCAATTTCAGGAAGTGCAGGAGCCTCCTGCGCCTCGGCCCCAACCAAAGCGACGGATCTTCAACCTCCTGCAGAAACAAGAGAGGTTCGTTGAAACAGCCACAAAGATGTTAGGGAAGAAAGAAAAAGACTGGGAAATAATAGGCAAAGCAATCGGTCTGCAATTAAGTGCGTTAGAAGGGCATCAACAGACTATAGCACAGAAACTA from Choristoneura fumiferana chromosome 25, NRCan_CFum_1, whole genome shotgun sequence carries:
- the LOC141442143 gene encoding uncharacterized protein, which encodes MKMLDDEKELWAHVLASYKEMTFLWDVKDKNYVNKKMRAEGYKKLLERYLKIDKNGTIEILKRRLDNMRTAYNRERRKVRMSLERDMNSPHIPTLWYYKQLSFLDALPMHANSSANTPREHYFNFNRFKNKIYLEKRKKKSLKRLREEAKSVHNEVEESRPGYINIEPLQSSEEEVQEPPAPRPQPKRRIFNLLQKQERFVETATKMLGKKEKDWEIIGKAIGLQLSALEGHQQTIAQKLISDAIFYGNMGKLNIDSCIHIESFETVMRVSPELTEETECKDDLTMFVTD